CCGCGCGGCCAGCCACGTGCCGCGAACGGCACCGTGGACAGTCACGGCTTCAAGAGCATATGCGGAACAGGAGGGGAAAAACCTGCAGACCGGTCCGTATAGAGGCGAAATGGTTTTGCGGTAGGCCATTAAAAGGCCCATCAGAACGTAGCGCGGGAGATTCCACACGCCGCGGGCAATCGACTGGACAGCCCTTACCGGATCAGTTCCGGAACGGCTCATCAGCGGATCACCCCTTCTGGCATAGCGAGCGGGCGCGGTCGAGTTTCCCGGCGCACGTACGCAGCGCGCCCAGATAGTCTGTGCGAAGCTCCTGCCAAGACGCCGTTGCCGCCGGCGGCAACGCACGGACGACAATATCGAACCCGGTGGGGTACTCACGCAGACTCTGGGCAGCTGCTTCTCTCAGTCTTCTCTTAACGAGGTTCCGTGTCACGGCGTTCCCGACGCTTTTCGCGACGATGAAGCCTACGCGGGTAGGGCTTGCCCCTGTGTCCACCGCATATAACACGACGTTCCGGCGCCCACTGCGGGCACCGGAACGTACAGTAAAAGAAAAATCCGCCGATGTCCGCACCCGATTCCCTACGGCCAGCATTCAGACCACCTGGAATCGGAGACGGGGCTGCGTTTGGGCAGCATCGACAAACTTGAGGCTATTTAGGCCGACAGTTCGGTACGGCCCTT
This genomic interval from Arthrobacter sp. zg-Y820 contains the following:
- the yidD gene encoding membrane protein insertion efficiency factor YidD; the encoded protein is MSRSGTDPVRAVQSIARGVWNLPRYVLMGLLMAYRKTISPLYGPVCRFFPSCSAYALEAVTVHGAVRGTWLAARRLVRCHPWNDGGVDHVPPGHRIWDQEKVPRIIVLNHPVIPADEDSREAA
- the rnpA gene encoding ribonuclease P protein component; this translates as MLAVGNRVRTSADFSFTVRSGARSGRRNVVLYAVDTGASPTRVGFIVAKSVGNAVTRNLVKRRLREAAAQSLREYPTGFDIVVRALPPAATASWQELRTDYLGALRTCAGKLDRARSLCQKG